Genomic window (Arthrobacter sp. StoSoilA2):
AGGTCGGAGAAGAGCAGGCAAAGAAGGGCGATGATGACGGTCGCGCCGGACGCAAGGATCGGTTCGAAGGAGGCTTTCCATGCCGTGAGCACTGCCCTCGTGCGGTTGGTGGTGTGGGTCAGTGCTTCGCGGAATCGAGCCACATACAGCAGCGCATAGTCGGTGGCCGCACCAATCACCAGGATGGACAGGATGCCCTGGCTCTGGCCATTGAGCTGGATCCAGCCCAGTTTGGCCATGGCGAACACCAGGAGAATGGCCGCGCAGAGCGCAAAGACCGATGTCAGGAGGACTGCCAGAGGCAGCACAAGTGAGCGGTACACGAGCAGCAAAATGACAAACACGGCGCCAAGGGCCACCAGCAGAAGGATGCCGTCAATGCCGCCGAACGCGTTCACCAGATCGGCGGTCAGCCCGGCGGGACCGGTGACGAAGGCGCGAGTCCCGTCGGGAGCGCCCGGTTGAACAACGTCGCGCAGTTCCTGGATTTTGTCGCGCAGCTCATCCGAGGACGCTATTGGCACGATGAACTGGACAGCTTTGCCGTCCTCCGAGGGAAGAGGCCCGACGACGGCGTCACCCAGCTTGAGCGCCTCGATGTCGGCTTTCAGCTGGGCTGCTTCGCCCAGCTGGGCCGGGGTGAGGGCCGTCCCGTTCTCAACGATGACCACGGCAGGGATCTCCTTGGAATCACGGAACTTCGCCTGCCAGTTACCGGCTTCCGTCGCTTCGGCGCCTGCTGGGAGAAACGAGGCCTGGTCATTGGAGGAGACTTCGTCCAGGCGCCCGAACGTTGGGCCGCCAACGCCGGCGATGCCAAGCCAGATGATGACAAGCACCACGGGCACCAACCATCGAAGCCAGAACGGTACCTTCTGCGGGTTCATGGGTCCTTCTTCCGGAAGCTTGAGAGTCTCTTTATTCCACCACAGAATATCTTTATGATGGAATTATTCCAAGAGTGAACCATTTGCTGATGCCGGATTCCTGTTTGGCGGGGAGTAATATCCGACAGGGCAGTAATCAAGGTTGAACGTAGGCGGGAGGGCAGGATGTCTGAGGCTTCGGGCCCGCACCCCGGCGGCGAACGCCCGGAAATCGCGGCACCCCAGGATTTGGTGCGGCTCCTTCAGGACTTCACCCTGGAAGCCAACCACTATGTTGACGCCGCCGGTGGCCGGAACGACATGCATCGGACGGATCTCAACGCCCTGGCAGTGATCATGCGCCATTCTGCCGCCGGCCGGGTTGTCACGCCGGGCGTCCTCCGAAGTGAACTGCGCCTTAGCTCCCCTGCCACCACGGCGTTGGTTGACCGGCTGCACGCCTCCGGCCACCTCACCCGTGACCGTCTCGGCACCGATCGCCGGCAGGTCCAACTGCACATGACCCCCA
Coding sequences:
- a CDS encoding MarR family transcriptional regulator, whose product is MSEASGPHPGGERPEIAAPQDLVRLLQDFTLEANHYVDAAGGRNDMHRTDLNALAVIMRHSAAGRVVTPGVLRSELRLSSPATTALVDRLHASGHLTRDRLGTDRRQVQLHMTPKAYRDGSALFMPLALRMGKAMGAYSAEELDVVRRFITDMIQATVAARTETAEKSPSPPSA